From the Candidatus Methylomirabilota bacterium genome, the window CACTGCTGGTCAGTCTCTTCCTGGTTTACAATGCCGTCTCTCTTTCGGTCCTGGAGCGTCGGCGTCAGATCGGAATCCTCCGTTCACTCGGGCTCACGCGCCGTGTAGTGGCCGTCCTCTTCGCCGTAGAAGGAATGGCGCTGGGGCTCCTGGGCTCGCTGCTCGGGGTCGGTGGGGGGTTGTGGCTTGGCGGGGTACTCCTGCAGAGCGTCTCAAGGACGGTCTCGACCCTGTATGCCTACCTCCGGGTAGAAGAAGTCGAGGTCGGTCCGGTCCTTCTGCTTGCAACGCTGGGATTGGGAACTGCCTGCGCGCTGTTGGCCTCCCTCGCGCCTGCCTTTGCGGCGAGCCGGATCGTGCCAAAGGACGTAATGCACATCGGTTCCTTCGAAAGGACCTGGACGCGCCGTTCCCTGCTCGTACTCCTGTACGGCTTCCTGCTGCTCACCGCCTCTTTCCTGTTGACCCGCCCGGGTCCGGTTGGTGGTGCGCCCCTCTTCGGCTATCTCTCTCTGGCCTGCCTCATCTTTGGGGTAGCATGCTTCACTCCCCAACTCTTGCGCTTTACCGGGGCAGGCATTCATTCCCTCTGTGGGGGGAGGCGGGCTCCACTGCTTACGATTGCGGCCGGCAACCTCTCTTCACAGATCGGACGGAGTGCGGTCGCGGTCGCTGCGATGATGACCGCCATTGCAATGCTGGTTGGGCTGACCCTCATGATCGGCAGCTTCCGGCGAACGGTGGAGCTGTGGGTGGAACAGACGATCAGGGCCGACATCATGGTGTCGCCGGCCGCCCGCTTCGTGAAAGGCAGCCAGGCAAGGCTTCTGGACACCTTTATCGAAGGTGCCGCTCGGATCCAAGGGATCGCTGCTCTTGACTCGTTCATCGGCACGCGTGTCGAGCTACTGGGGCAGGAGGGATTGCT encodes:
- a CDS encoding ABC transporter permease, giving the protein LLVSLFLVYNAVSLSVLERRRQIGILRSLGLTRRVVAVLFAVEGMALGLLGSLLGVGGGLWLGGVLLQSVSRTVSTLYAYLRVEEVEVGPVLLLATLGLGTACALLASLAPAFAASRIVPKDVMHIGSFERTWTRRSLLVLLYGFLLLTASFLLTRPGPVGGAPLFGYLSLACLIFGVACFTPQLLRFTGAGIHSLCGGRRAPLLTIAAGNLSSQIGRSAVAVAAMMTAIAMLVGLTLMIGSFRRTVELWVEQTIRADIMVSPAARFVKGSQARLLDTFIEGAARIQGIAALDSFIGTRVELLGQEGLLAAGDFAVVARYGKLLFRRGESATILQRAKAEGGVIISESLALSRGLTEGDRLP